AATGCCGAACCAAGGGTTAAAGCTCCTATGACCCCCATCCCACTAAGATATGGAACATATTCTAGGTATTTGCGGCCAAGAACAAGCATACCTAGAGCAAGACTTGCTAGTGAACGGATGGTTCCAATCCGCCAGTATTGCTTCATGAACCACTTTTTGATGGACAGCGTCAATTCCCTCGCAAAAAATTCTTCATCAACTCTAAGAAAATCTCCTTACGTCACAGTGATCAACAGCAGTCCAAAATCATGTCTCTTAAAACTTTTTTTCAGGCTTCCAAATTGTATCTTGCTGGGGTCGTATAAGTATCCTCTGTTTTGAGTTGAAATGCTATCCAAAATTCCCTCAAGACGGCACTGATATTTATTCTTATCAAGCTGGCGGCTCATAATCGTATTTCTCTATTATCATCTTTTCCCTTTTAGAGATTAACTCAATTGTTTCGTCATCATAGTAGAATCTGGTTTCTCTATGCCTTGATTTGTTGCGCTTATGTCTTCTCATTTCGAATACTGCTTTTCGTTCCCTTTCTGTAATTTCATATCCAATGTTCTCTAGAATGCTCAATACCTCATTTTCTAGATTCTCGGTATGAATTACGTAATCCAACAAGTTGTGTGAAGAGTCAAAACTCCTCAATTCGTCCCAATTGCTGAATCCCTTTGCATTATCCTGTGCAAGGAAGTCCTGAACGAACATATAGCAATAACGATACGTCAGAAAGCCTGCGTATCTATTCAGTGAAGATGATTCATAACCTTCGCCCAAATAAGGAATGGCCCGTGATGTGAATAGCGTTTTCAACCATTGCCTAAACAATGCAGGATGGTTGGAGTCAGTATATAGATGTTCCCACATATTAACAGGTTTTACAATTTCTAGCAGTATTGTTTTTGGTTCGAGTTTCAAAAATGCTTTCAGTTTCTCTCTGAATCTACGCGTAAGTCTTGTACGAACGGCTCCCCTTCCGCCACAGCCAAAAGCCCACAGTGAAACATACCAATCCCATGGGTTTCTTATCGAACCGATAATGTACTTGTTTGGTGGAGGTTCATCCAGCCAATTATGTTTCCCATGTCTGTATCCGTTTGTGAGATTTCTCATAATGGCGGCGATTTGTGTACAGCCGGTCTTCTGAAGTTGTAGGTAAATGAAATTCTCGGTGATGAACATATATCCTTCATCCATTCTATATTTCGATCGCAGTTTCGGGATTTGCGGCACTTGTTTCTAGGAAGGTCTGGCTAATTCACAAATTTCGAACTCGGTCACAGCAATATAAAACATCTCATTCTAGTTCCTGAGGTTTTTGCCGTCATCTGAACCACTCTGGGATATATGGGCTAGAATTCTAGAATGAAATCAGTATCGTAGTGCTATGATTATTTCTTATTTACGGCTCTGTGTGAAAAGTCATCTTCTGGCACACTCCAGAAAATTCAGTCGATTCACATTATGCAGGATTACTTTGAGGAGCAGTTCTCGACGTTGCTCCCGGTGCTTTCGTGAGCTCAGGCTTCCACTGAATCGCACCTTCAGCATACCAAACACGGTCTCCACAAGACTCCTCCTCCCGTACTGATGGACCTCCTTCCATGCGAGGGGATCTCTCCTGTATTCTCGGATCAACTCCTTGTACCCCCGATATCCCCGGGACCTGGCTCTCAACCGTGTCTTGGGTTCGATAGCAGGATAGGCCCCACGGTCATGGATGCACTGGACGTTTTCTCGGGAGATATAGGCCCTGTCACCATAGACAGTCTCAAGCTGTGACCCATTGACCCGTCCCATCAGGGCAACCAGATGTCGGGCATCACCACCTGGTCGAGCCTTGACTCTGACTGCATGGACCATGAGGGAGTCGGTGTCCACAGCTGCGTGGAGTGCCGTAAACCGTCGTTTCCACGTCCTTTTGAATCGCAGAGACATCCACTCACCCCGGTGGCGTGAGAAAACCCCGTGGCGTCCACTGCGATGCGTCTGGGAGGGGGTCTCCTCCGGGTGAGCAGCCGGTACATGCTGTGCAGAAGCTGGGTGTCCAATCGCTTGAGTGCCTGT
This genomic stretch from Candidatus Thorarchaeota archaeon harbors:
- a CDS encoding transposase, with translation MSLRFKRTWKRRFTALHAAVDTDSLMVHAVRVKARPGGDARHLVALMGRVNGSQLETVYGDRAYISRENVQCIHDRGAYPAIEPKTRLRARSRGYRGYKELIREYRRDPLAWKEVHQYGRRSLVETVFGMLKVRFSGSLSSRKHREQRRELLLKVILHNVNRLNFLECARR